The Candidatus Binatia bacterium genome segment TCCTGAGCGGCGTCGAAAGCAATCATCAGCATGTGCTGGCGCGCGCCACGCTCAAAGCCGAGGTGCCGATCGTCAACGCCGGCTCCACTGATCCAACTCTTCTGGAGCACGCGATTCCCTGGATCGTTCGGGTCATGAGCGACGATCGTCAAAACGCGTATCTGCTGGTTGATTACATGCTCCGCGTCCGCGGCCTCTCGCGCGTGGCGGTGCTGCGCGTGAACGACCGCGACGGCCGGATGGGAATCCAGCATTTCGTCAAAGCGACGAGGAGGTTGAACCATCCCATCGTGATCGAGCAACGATTCAACAACGGCGACACGGACTTCTCGGAACAGCTCGATCATATCGCGCAGACGCACGCGGATGCGCTATTTCTCCTCGGCAACCCGACCGAGCTGGGGTTGGTCGTCAAAGCGGTGCGCGCGCGCAAGATGTCGCTGCCGATCTTTGCTTTCGACCGCTGCGTGCATCCCAAGTTCCTGGAAGTCGCGGGCCCGGCAGCGGAAGGGGTGGTGGCGACGGCGACCTTCAACCCGGATCGAGATGACCCCGCCTGGCTCGACTTCCGGCGGCGGTATCACGAGCGTTTCGGGGAAGAGCCCAGCGCCTTCACGGCCCACGCGTATGACGGGACCAACATGATCATTGCCGCCATCCGCAGTGCAGGACTCAACCGCGCTCGCATTCGCGATGCGCTGTTCTCCAAGAAGAGTCTCGACGGTGTAACCGGCAAGATCGAGTTCGACTCGACGATGAACAACGTCCGCAAGCCCTGGCTGGCGGAGGTGAAAAACGGAAAGTTTCACTTCTTCCGGCCCGATAAACCCAAGGAATAGCAGGGCGGAGTAATCGGTGAAGGTATCGGGCACAAGCGCGGCGATGGTTACGGCGACCGCAATGGTCGTTGCCGTCGCAACCGGGGTCGCGGCTGACAGCGGAGTGGGCCTCCGAGCCACGCACCCGGACGCTGCCACAACGGCGGTCGGGTTCTTCCTGGCGAGCAACGGTCCGGACGCAGAGGACGCCCGGGAGATCCGCAACGGGGCGGAAATCGCCGTGCAGGAATGTGCTGGCAGGGCCGGCGAGTGTGTTGCGGTCGCGGCCAACGGCACCGGGAAATGGGATGCCGGCGCGGGCGAGCTGGTCCGGCTGGTCTACACCGAAGGAGTCAAAGCGGTGCTCGGCGCGGCCGACGGTCGCACCGCGCACCTGGCCGAGCAAGTCGTTACGCGAGCCAAGGGACGCTTCGTGCTCCTGACACCATGGGCCTCCGACCCGACTCTCACGCAGATCCGAGTGCCGTGGTTCTTCAGGCTGGCGCCGGATGATCGCCGCCAAGCAGAGGCGCTGATCGAGGAGATGCGCCGCGCCGGCGTTCGCCAGGTTGTCGCGCTGGTTGCGGAAACCTCTTACGACTTGCGTGCTGCGGCGGCAGCGTTCGAAAAGGCAGCCAGAGCCCCTGGGGCGCCGGCGTTTCACAAAATCACGCTGCAGGAAGAACGAACGGACCTGGACGCCGTCGCCGCGGAGGTCCGTGCCGCCGGCGCCGAGGCGATCCTGTTTCTCGATCCCCCCGAGTTGGCGGCAGGTGCCGCACGGCAGCTACGCCAGGCCGGGATCAGCGCTCCTTTCTTCGGTCCGCTGCGGCTCGCGTCCCCGGAGTTCATCGCGGCTGCCGGCAGCGCGGCGGAAGGGATGATCCTCGCCGCTCCGCCGGAAGCGTCCGGACCTGCCGCAGAGCGCTTCCGCGCCAGATACCGGCAGGTGCATAACCGCGAGTGCGGCGCGTTGGCCGCC includes the following:
- a CDS encoding ABC transporter substrate-binding protein; the encoded protein is LSGVESNHQHVLARATLKAEVPIVNAGSTDPTLLEHAIPWIVRVMSDDRQNAYLLVDYMLRVRGLSRVAVLRVNDRDGRMGIQHFVKATRRLNHPIVIEQRFNNGDTDFSEQLDHIAQTHADALFLLGNPTELGLVVKAVRARKMSLPIFAFDRCVHPKFLEVAGPAAEGVVATATFNPDRDDPAWLDFRRRYHERFGEEPSAFTAHAYDGTNMIIAAIRSAGLNRARIRDALFSKKSLDGVTGKIEFDSTMNNVRKPWLAEVKNGKFHFFRPDKPKE
- a CDS encoding branched-chain amino acid ABC transporter substrate-binding protein — translated: MKVSGTSAAMVTATAMVVAVATGVAADSGVGLRATHPDAATTAVGFFLASNGPDAEDAREIRNGAEIAVQECAGRAGECVAVAANGTGKWDAGAGELVRLVYTEGVKAVLGAADGRTAHLAEQVVTRAKGRFVLLTPWASDPTLTQIRVPWFFRLAPDDRRQAEALIEEMRRAGVRQVVALVAETSYDLRAAAAAFEKAARAPGAPAFHKITLQEERTDLDAVAAEVRAAGAEAILFLDPPELAAGAARQLRQAGISAPFFGPLRLASPEFIAAAGSAAEGMILAAPPEASGPAAERFRARYRQVHNRECGALAAYGYDGAALLIEALRSTGGEGGESLRAALAVMHRDGVTGRIEFDASGNRAGSAPLARVEHGQLGRIPRNGSDSKQAQPIAHLLHESLNP